Sequence from the Magallana gigas chromosome 4, xbMagGiga1.1, whole genome shotgun sequence genome:
TCGGTCTTCTGTTAGAGTTTTGTGGAACAGGAATTTGAGCTGTGCCCCTAAACCACTCAGTTCTTAAACACGTTGCTGTATACTGTGACTAGGTGTTCCGATGAAGTACGTATGGGTaatttgattatttctttgcTACTTTCCACCGACCGTGTACGTCTTGGAGACTTGATCCTACACTTGTTGAATGTTGTTACAACGAGTCATGGCGGCAGTCATAAATGTTGTGTAATCAGTCTGCAgtcattttcattgtttaacgGTTGATGTGGTATCTTGGTccttttattctttatcttttaATGAAATATCCAAGGTAGGCTTCGAGAAACTTTTATTAAAAGCACTGCAGATTTAACTAGCTGTTGTAAGCATTAGCGCAATTATTGACTACAACTTGATTCTTAAGATTGAAACCTAGATGAAccaacaaataaatattattttattcgaAACGTTAATTCCTTACATATCCATACAATACaaacacaattttaacaatgtatGGTGGAATCTGAGTATTAGAGCtttggttttaaaaagaaacaattatttgatttgaattttgtataaataatcGAGAAGACAGGAACGCCTtcaattaaatttgataatagTATATGGAAACCATATGTATTTTTACTCTGGTTAATATAAAAGTGACTTTTTGTTCGTTTGTTTCCCTATGTTTATGCAGTTTCTTTTTTACTAAGGCACATTTGTAAATGCACATTAGGGCTAAATAAATTAAGGTCATCAGGAAGGTTAAGATTTGTAAAATGACAAAGTCTAATTGcttgcaaaaataaataatttttaagcataatgtttgttttaatctaaattttcaaagagTTGAACCGATGTAACATTAAAAGTGTAAACATCAATGCCATAGAAAAGGTCTGCAtgcaataataattaaaatgattaattttgtacatacattttgAAGTTTTAGCACAGAAATGAAGATCTGGTGTCGTCATAAGAAATGTCGAGGTCACAAAGTTTATTTAAACTACCATTATGTATTCTATCTTGAAGATTGGTTGATGCGATGAAAGAAATAGTAAGACCACATATCCCACGCTCCTTCAATTCTTGAAATTGCTTCACATAGTGAATGGCAATATTTGCactaaatacacaaaataatttaatgtataaAGATGCTTAACTCCCGAAAAATTCATTGCACTAACATTTCCTGCAAATACCGGTATGCacatttatacatttgttttcatCAACAACAAacttgtaaattcaaaattgccAAACTTCAcagaaaagtaataaaattgGAATGTTCTGGTAATGGTGTTGCGCTGGCAAAATGTTCGATATTATATTCAAATGATAATCAACATTTTAAGTTTGGAAAGGACAAAACTaccagaaaaacaaaatatattcataataCAACTGTTGCAACCACCATTAGAATAAAAccacaattgaaaaaaaaaatatttcagtagTGGTTGGAAAGGTATTTCATTAgaagaatcactttgcaacctTTATTGAAATAGGCCTGTGTTTGCTTTGCTCCTCctttgtattttttccttttgattTTTGATCTTGGACACTGTTCGTAATCACCACATGACAAAACATTATAAGCTCCATCATTGTATAATTGAGCATTAATCAgtttttaaccattttaaaactgttttgtttGACATATTGAAAAACACGAGTAAGAGGAATCAAATCAAATTCTATTGAAGCTATGTGGTCAGCAAACATCTGGGATCTGGCCCTAATCgctcttttaaagattttagaaactatttttgtttcctttttattgcataaaagttTGACAGAACACATATATAAGCACATATAACAGAAAGCCAAGCATAAAATAGCAAGTACACAATTATCCAAGCACAATTTCATGTCTTCAAAAATAAGTTGAAttactttataatttttaagaaaCACTGTTACGCAGCTTGGTTAATAGAGTTTAATGAACTTGATCAAaagtcatttaatttttatttaaacattaaggCTTCATTCCAGgatcatgaaaaatattatgaCTAATTATCAAACTTTGATCAATTAtacatcaaattttgttttacatatatgCTTGAACACATTCATACATGGGAAAATAACATGGAAAGATACATCTCTTATccaaaatttttataaacaagtatgaactgtaaattatttataaataaacttgttttattttccaCATTTCCCTTggaatttttgttattttacaataaaagtagCATCAGGGTGTTTGTCCTCCGGTCTTAATTCATGCATCCACTAAAAgataggaaaataaaatttatatcaacCATGTATCAGAAATTCtcatttttatacaatacactattctcgCACATTCGATATTATAGCCATCTAATACAATtagaataaaagcaaaattaatgCACCTGGAACAACTAtatgaatagtgcctgtttgggaggggaactgttgaaattgacaccccgagacaaccattgtcaaccgacgcgaagcggaggttgacaatggttttcgaggggtctTAATTTCAACAGTttccctcccaaacaggcactatttattttattatactgaatgtcttaattttaaagacaattttactgctttcatatgaaaatgaagtgaattctacgacgaaccgtacgcgcataatatACGCACATGCagcaattcgttgtgttacctcTTCCCAAGTGCGTTGCTTACGCTGAGGGTattagaacggattaccaactgcgtctaaaccaatcagatttcaatatttaacgtgaaagtataataaaaatatttaccatCCTTGTTTATTACATCTCATAAACTTGGCCCATCCCCCAAAAATAATGCATCCACTCGATCGCGAATACTTTATCCCGGCTTAGAACAAAAAGTTAGCATCtagaattttaatttaaaatcataaaacgCCCTAGGTCATTATATACCAGCTTCAACAAAATCAGACcgcaaaaaatgtaaataagaggcttatgggccacatcgctcacctgaccAACATTATCCATAataatataagttttttttagtcATTAagtcaatcaaaatcaattacAAGTTCTCGAAGCTTTCAGGTAGTGCTctgaaaaacttcaaatgtacaTAAATGTATTAACATTGTTGTATGTTTGAAATTTATGCAAAAATTTTACATCTAAACAAGTATCGACCAGACAGTCTTGTATGCCAttactttgtcatatttttgggaaaatttttattttcatgaagtgTAGCTCACACCTAAACAGATTCTAAAATTTGTTCTCTTGATGATatcaagttttgttttgttttgggttttttaaaaaagggggtTTGTCATGAACGCCTACGTAATGCATTCGGAGTGATTTTTGTCTGACCTTTGCCGAAAAGGCACGAGAAGTTGCAATTAACACAACATATCTGGGCAAGTAAGGAGAataaatcctgtataaaaagaATGTCAATTTTTTCTATAGACATTTTTATGTTATGCAGTATGCCCTTTTGTATCATAGTGATTGCATTGCTATATTCACATATTAAaaattgcagttctcaaaaagatcagACTTTGAATCCTTATGGGTCCCAATAACTTTCCAGAGGTCATAGTCTAAACAGTTGAGAATCAACAATATGCCAGGAAGCGTGCATAAAAGTTATACAATATATTACTGCACTCTTATTTTTGAGAACAGTTTCTTTTCCCATTGTAAATTTATACTCCCTCCATAATGGCCCACGCCTTTCCCTCagagatcatgatttgaacaaatttaaatctatacaACCTGAGATTCACGcttcaaaaaagattttaacttttctggccaattcatttttagaaacaaataatattttttcccaatatattattatataaaattcatcACCCTCACTCCGAGGAtcaggatttgaacaaactttcaTCTACCATATCTGAGTGTGCTTTCACTTTAGTTAAAGCCTTTCTGGtcaattgatttttgagaaaaagtttttaagatttttatctataaaccggtatttctatgtaaaaatgttaCTCCAAttacatgatttaaacaaaattgaatttcctATCAGAGAATGGTTCTACACATAATACAGcctttctggccaattggttttgcggagaagattttaaaggtttttttggTTCATTTCTACGCAAAAATGCGACCGTTATTGTGACCTCACCTTATGCCCCGAGTATCATGATTTGATTAAACTTgaactattattattaaggatGCTTTGACATAacttcagcttttctggccaaatggctTTTGAGACTACGATTGTtgaagaatactaacaatttttcaGATTGTCTAATCTTAAACAAGATTTTAACAGTCTTTTAATCTTTTCCCTTTGAAAAAGAGTGTGACCCTTAAAGTAATAATTCCAAATGACTCCCATGAccatttataatacatgtaaataatatagTTCGTGTTTATGTTGCGATGCAAGATTACAGAAGCAAATAACATTTAGAAAGATTTATATTCTAGTAATGGAATGATTTCAtacaaaatcaaacattttatttctgtGATACTCTCACACTTCCcctaaaaaaagatatttattgttttttcaaaataataccatatatatttttaaactggTTTCATCCACTTACCTGCAAATATTGTAGGCTTGTATAACAATCAGCGCCATGACTAGCAAGGCTAATCAGGCTAACAAGATTACATGCAGAAACAGTGCTATGACCAGAATGGCAAGCACTTCTCCTGGGGTTGACCCTGGGACATTTCCTTGATTATCCTCATCATGTATGTGCTCAGCCATCCTGAAATAGGTTAAGCTGCATGAATATAATACTACATCACACTTAATAACTTTTGTAGTTAAATAGTTTTTCAAGGCCACTTACacaaacaaatcagaaaaaagtgaataattgggatttgaatataaatgaaaagttAGGGCTAAAAGATATCAGAATCTGATCACAATATAGCATATGTGCTGGGATTTTGAATTATGATTTGAATTGATTTGGAAACATGGATTAGCATAAATGATCCATAAACTGTATCTTACTGTATTAGATAAATTCTACCAAATTTAATTGCAAAACAACTTATGACTTTTCTACATTTTATACAATTCAACCATCAAAGTTCAGGCTTTTCACATTATTCAACAAAGATCACACGGTAAGTTTGACCTGttagcagaggatgctcactcctccaagGCATCTGATCttacatctattttttttaagaaaaaagagtGTGACcctctatacatgtatgatgattCCGAATGACTCCCattatcatttataatatatgtaaattataaaGTTATTATTTATCTATGCAATGCAAGATTACAGAAGccactgaaattaaaaaaatatatatattctggtgatgaatgatttcattttattcaaaataaaacatttcaattgTGTGCCCCCTTCTCAAAagaaagttatttattttattttctaaataatagcatgtacatttttaaaacttgctACATTAACTTACCTGTAAATAATGTAGGCTAGTATAACAATTGGCACCATAACTAGCAAGGCTAAACAGGCTAACAAGACTACCTGCAGCAAAAACAGTGCTATGAACAGAATGGCAAGCACTTCTCCTGGGGTTAACCTTTGGACATTTCTTTGATTTACCTCATCATCTATAGGCACAGCCATTCTGAAATAAGATAAGCtgcatgattaaaattatacatcAAACTTAAATTACTTTTGTAGTTAAATAGTTTGTCGAGCTGGTCCACTTACACAGACAAATCAGAAAAAGTGATAAAAtaggttttaaaaataaatatatcgtATGTGGTGGGATTTTGAACAAAAACTGGAATTGTTTTGGAAACATGGATTAGTATAAATGCTCCACAACCTTCATGAACCAGTGTTTAAATGAATCAGCATCAAATCTATGGTATACTTTAACATCTGTAATGATAAtgacaatcttttttttattttttttttacataatattgtaCATTTGGTGCATCaaggggatgtgcggccatcttgtatatttgaggataagaatgtaaacatttcttgaattgACTTGTTTCTGCTCAAAACTGACCTAAACTGTtgccaaaaaaaccaaaaacaataGATATGAGATTCCACATgctgttttgtatgcaaattatgcataaAATACAGGACAATGatgcctttttaatcattttaaaaagctgTCAAACTGTCAAATTGCTCATCttttatgtttgtaaaaaaaccTAATATTGTTTGTTGAGCTTTCAAATTTATGTTAATGTTCAGGTTGGCTTACGTCATCTTCTTccttgtacatatattatgtttacaaatatattcCAAAGTTCATAAGGAAAtacttttttatctttaaacaaaatcaaattcttAAATCATCTTTACTTTTTGTACTCATTAGTTGATACTTTAGAAATAAAGACAATGTGTTATTCCTCTTTTAGATCATGCAATTCATTAACATTGCTGCAAAATGGCTGCCTGGCAAATTTTCTCAATTCCTTACATAAACAGATcaaatatgcaataaaatatatttttggacAATGCACTAAACATAAGAATAAAATCATTGTTTCAAATGATCAAACTACCTTCTAAGTCGAAAAAATACTAGTATTGGCGACAAAACTAGCCTCTACAATTGCTTCTGTTATATATGGCCGTTGAGTGCGCATGCTCTATGATACAATAGGCCGTACAGTAAATTGCAAGATATCTGTCAGCAAAAAGCTAGATctataaatttttgaatttatttgtagttttttttaacatttaaatcaataaaatttcgtatcaatataatatataatattcaagATATATCAACAATCAGTGGAAATAATTGAATTCCTCCCTTGCtgaaaaaatctacaaaaaaggGGATTTAATGTCAGTCTAGCTGTTTACGAGTTAGGATATAGAAAATGcaactatttcaattgtttTTAGTAGGTAtgcaaatgaatattttttttttacagtttcgttgtaattttatttctttaaagtttTGACTGTACCTGGATGAATTTGAGTTTCCAATAACCATTTCTCAATTGAATACATTCTTCTTTCATTATTGATCGTAGGCGGTCAATGGCAGGTCCTATCACAAAGTGTATCATCCTGACCAACCTCGGAGCACAAGGAAGGACATACTAGTCCAGGCGGTCTACAACGAGATGAGGACCAACATGTTAGACCTGACATCAGCCAATATTGCAGAGATTTTtcctggaaaaaaaatcataaaaaatgataattctaCTTTATAGAAGATACTTCTGTTGCCGTGCTGCCATTTTATGGTATTCATTCTgtaaaaatatcattgaaattataaacattttctgtAGAATGGAAATATTTGTCCCTAAATTgtgttttctaaaataaaatttttatgtatgtttaaacaattttttttaatttagtggGATCGTCGAGAACCCGTTATTGGTTGCATAAAAAACTgagattaaaatgaaaaacaaaatcccAAAGCAAACCAGGTCCTATAATTATTGCTAGTTATTATGTTCATAGTCAAAATTTATGACAAACAATTCTCTACCCATAGATTTGTTTACAActtttaacaaaagataaattattttattattattaaaataatagattattGATACACAAATTTTGATATCTGTCATTTTGAACCTTTTCActataattttgtaatttacCTTATTTCAAACTGTAGAACCGTCCAGTGGTATAAAGTCAAATGTGTTGGCAGTGATGGGGACTTCTCAGTATCCATTTGATGGAGAGATGAAGCCTCTCTGTAGTCTGAATTCTCGTTCTCCTTCATTGACTAAACTATGCGTTCAGGCCTGAAACAAAGTTGTAAACtcactttaaataaaatgaaaagggGTATTTAAACACACTGTGTACATATTCTACCTGGGGACATTAACTcgttaaatattcaatatatctaCATTGCATAATGAAAGGTACTCTGTGAAAGGGGGGTGGGTTATGAAATGTATTAAAAGTTAACAATTCTACCTGGGAacttcaaaaaatcaatatacTTACATTTCATATTGAAGCAACCTTATAAAATGGAGGGTTTGTGATATGTATGAAAACGCTTAATATTATATTACACCTAAAATCAATTTCATAAGTAGATTTAAATTTCACTATATTTCTTTTGAACATTTACAAGCATAGGCCACGTCGGTATATTCGGTTTTTATTCTCATTTTCAAATCTGAATTGTccattttatgttttctttttagattttgttttctaaaatatattctggtatgtttaaaaaattgtttaatttttaagtgGGATCATGGAGAACCCGCTATTGGTACCAGAGACAACTGAAATTCAACTGCGAAGATAATTTCAAACCAAACCAGTCCCTAATATAGctagcttttattttcttcGTCAAAGTTTATGAGAAACAATTCCCTTCCCATAAATATGTTTACAACTTTGTTTTAGCCCTGAACAAAAGATAGTTTTGtcttttttgattaaaaatataactgatacaaaaattatgatatccgtcatttcaaaaattgtagctttaattttaaagtttaccTTAACTTTAAACAGTAGAAGAACTGTCCAATGATGTAAAATTGGATATGTTGGCACTGATTGGAACTTCCCGGTATCCATTTGATGTAGCAACGAAGCCTCCCTGTAGTCTGTTTTTTGTTCTCCTTCACTGACTTGACTATTCGTTCAGGGCTGAAACAAAGTTGTAAACTCATGATACACAAATTGAAAAGGGGTATTTAAATTTACTGTGTACACACTCTACCTGGATAACGGAGCATTAAATCACCAAAAAATCAATATACTTACATTGAAGGATAGGCTTTAAAAAACGGGGttagttttatttatacataacAAGGCTACAACAAACATCTCTTATCAATTTCATAggtaaatttaatttcacaataCTCCTGTTGAGCATTTTAAAGAATAGGCCACTTAGGTATAGGTCCATtgttaattctatttttcatttctaaatgaaaatgaattggCAATTGCATGCAAAAGTTGGCTGATGTGTGTCTGTAGGGTTGTTTGCATGCCGGATACACTAATATAAAACTGAATAATTAAGAAAcgaaattaataacaaaaatattaattcttaCACTGACGTGATTACAATACATGCAAACAGTTCGTCAATATACATATAACTTCAAAATTTATAGAACTCCTCCCTGAAAAGGAACTACTTTTGTAcaatgtttaacattttttttcgttAAAAACGACTCAGGCTATATCGTTTTACGTAATGATATGTGGGAAGGatgtttaattttctatatttattccTATTAAATAGTTTAACTCAAAGGTTGGCTCCAACCACCCCTAAGGATTacggtttgaacaaactttgaTATAATCTGCTTTACCATGTTTCTacacatctgtaaacttttttggACGAACGATTGTTATTAAGAAattcaacaattaaaaaaaagaaactcaCTATTGTATTAAAATTGTATCCTAATCGTGTTCCAAGCCTACAAATCGGGATCATGAGacaaacaaacttgaatttacactttcTGATGGTGTTTCAACGCAAGTTTTAACTTCTTTGTCTCAATGGtgtttgagaagaatatttttaaattgccaACAATTGCTTAATATATACCATTAAAGGAGGTTTTTGCCATTTTTTATCtattgatttattcattttttacaatttctaaTTCTTACATTTCAATGATGCTTTGGGATAATTTTGCTTGAAGTTTGACGAGCGGTTCgtaagaaaatgataaaatgtggAAAGTTTACGGtaacaacgacgacaacgaacacattttgaataaaaaagctCACCTTAGCCGATGCTAATTAAGGGTTTGGCAAAACAAGTTCTGTTAAGTTGTAGATgtctctttttaaataaaagaaaacgtagactgttgatatttttatgaCGTACGCAGCATCATTaagataataaataattatttcagcCAATCAAATAGAGATTTAAAACCAAAATctgaactgaactttattttacaacgattgataaaccaGTTCTACAACTcctattaatatctctcgttggcacggatgttagcgcaaaggggtcatttgtgtgggaagaagccggagtactcagagagaacccacgtgtccaagcgaccgccataccctatcacatacaaccactgtcgatcacggggatcgaactcagGTCGCAGCTGTGAAAATCGggtgcattgtccactacgctacttggacatttaaaacaaaatcaaatctcACAaccatttttatcaaattttcaaattaatctcgttaaagcatct
This genomic interval carries:
- the LOC136274777 gene encoding uncharacterized protein; its protein translation is MVIGNSNSSRMAVPIDDEVNQRNVQRLTPGEVLAILFIALFLLQVVLLACLALLVMVPIVILAYIIYRMAEHIHDEDNQGNVPGSTPGEVLAILVIALFLHVILLA